Proteins encoded within one genomic window of Glycine soja cultivar W05 chromosome 1, ASM419377v2, whole genome shotgun sequence:
- the LOC114405086 gene encoding uncharacterized protein LOC114405086 produces MMQRFITERSKKQLPTDFTLVKKAPVSAYTPLLLFLILLTTAFVSSLWSTLSTTNTKPTIIGKKTSVANLVFAKDRKSEEKSSSRKRFELEATLNCSNNGKQRCSSYLTSGLFEREEGGVCLEYFRWIQEDVGAWKERGISREMVERAKKSAHFRLVVKRGRVYVERDKKSIQRREVFMMWGIMQLPRK; encoded by the exons ATGATGCAGAGATTCATAACTGAAAGGTCGAAAAAACAGTTACCAACGGATTTCACTCTTGTGAAAAAGGCTCCAGTATCTGCTTACACTCCTCTGCTCCTCTTTCTCATCCTCCTCACCACTGCCTTCGTCTCTTCCCTCTGG TCTACGCTTTCTACAACTAACACTAAACCGACGATTATTGGCAAGAAAACCTCAGTGGCAAATCTTGTTTTTGCAAAGGATAGGAAAAGCGAAGAAAAATCCAGTAGCAGGAAAAGGTTCGAATTAGAAGCGACATTAAACTGTAGCAATAATGGGAAGCAAAGATGTTCAAGTTATCTGACAAGTGGGTTGTTTGAAAGGGAGGAGGGAGGGGTGTGTCTGGAGTACTTTCGGTGGATCCAAGAGGATGTTGGGGCGTGGAAAGAGAGAGGGATAAGCAGGGAGATGGTGGAGAGAGCGAAGAAGAGTGCACATTTTAGGTTAGTGGTGAAGAGAGGAAGGGTGTACGTGGAGAGGGATAAGAAATCGATACAGAGACGTGAGGTGTTCATGATGTGGGGCATTATGCAGCTTCCGAGGAAGTGA
- the LOC114416074 gene encoding receptor-like protein 15: protein MKLGVAVVSYFFYFVAFLIQNQVSHGCLENERIGLLEIKDYILSLGRNEYNELELGSWVEDRISNCCAWNRIKCSNISSGHVTHLSLDNLNSRGEHLINGSLFSPFEELLNLNLSSNGYQGWISKGRLSRLMMLENLDLSHNSMNGFLSDLGLPRLMKLETLDLSHNAMNGFFSNIDIQKLRRLKVLDLSNNNLYGSIEGLCEMQDLTELGLSSNAFSDQIPECLSILRNLKVLDLSQNKFSGNFPSFVRNMTSLVYLSFIDNYLQGSFSLSTLANHSNLQVLYISSQNPRAQVETENSQWFPTFQLKSLILRSCNLNLDKGSTIPSFLQHQKELQFIDLSHNKLVGAFPSWLIQNNSRLEYFLVMNNLFVGNLQLSSIRQDIVRLDISNNNVSGSLPEDIGTFLPGIRILNLSMNHFEGIIPTSIGKMQALHSLDLSHNLFSGELPEQLATGCISLLKLRLSNNFFHGNIPKFSIFSSLTKLFVNNNNLNCTLKQVLENLNSRGLVIIDITNNSISGEIPSSIVKLSKAWILLMGNNHLEGEIPLELSNLTTLFMLDLSQNRLSGSISHVNPSILKFLYLQKNAFSGSIPLKFLEGSNLVTLDLRDNNFSGNIPNWIDNLSNLRVLSLGGNNFLGHIPIQLCQLQKITIMDLSHNKLKGSIPSCLNNLTFGIEEIDYSLPPTFQFSIMSNKSPIGSVVNASVSLFMPSIDVPEEDIKAIVEFRTKNNFYTFSSNILEKMTGMDLSSNMLTGSIPFQIGNLQQIRALNLSHNYFSGSIPNTFSNLAQIESLDLSYNNLSGEIPSQLTNLNYLGIFNVSYNNLSGIAPSAGQFGGFVEDNYRGNPYLCGALLKRKCEGSPSSPPSQFNDTEGKETIMDMVAFYWSFTASYITILLGLTIVLCINAYWRMTWFYFIAKTIRTCFPTLPLY, encoded by the exons atgaagttggGTGTGGCAGTAGTGAGTTACTTTTTCTATTTTGTGgcatttttaatacaaaatcaGGTAAGTCACGGGTGCTTGGAGAACGAGAGAATAGGCCTACTCGAAATCAAGGACTACATTTTATCACTTGGCCGGAATGAGTACAATGAACTGGAATTGGGTTCATGGGTTGAAGATAGAATAAGCAATTGTTGCGCTTGGAACAGAATCAAATGCTCTAATATCTCAAGTGGCCATGTAACACACTTATCCCTCGACAATCTCAATTCCAGGGGTGAGCATTTGATAAACGGTTCACTGTTTAGTCCATTTGAAGAGTTGCTCAACCTCAACTTGTCTAGCAACGGCTATCAAGGCTGGATTAGCAAAG GCCGACTTTCAAGATTGATGATGTTGGAGAACTTAGACCTTTCACATAACTCAATGAATGGTTTCCTTTCTGATCTAG GACTTCCGAGATTGATGAAGTTAGAGACTTTAGACCTTTCACATAACGCAATGAATGGTTTCTTCTCAAATATAG ATATTCAAAAACTGAGAAGATTAAAAGTGTTAGACTTGAGTAACAATAATCTATACGGGTCAATTGAAG GATTATGCGAAATGCAAGATCTTACAGAGCTGGGTCTTAGCTCAAATGCGTTTAGTGATCAAATTCCGGAGTGTCTAAGCATCCTGAGAAACCTAAAAGTCCTTGATCTATCTCAAAATAAATTCAGTGGAAATTTCCCATCCTTTGTTAGGAATATGACATCCCTCGTGTACTTGTCTTTCATTGATAATTACCTTCAAGGCTCATTTTCTTTGAGTACTTTGGCTAACCATTCAAACCTTCAGGTTCTATATATTTCTTCACAGAACCCCAGAGCACAAGTTGAAACTGAAAACTCACAATGGTTTCCAACTTTTCAATTAAAGTCCCTCATCCTTCGAAGCTGCAACTTAAATTTGGATAAAGGAAGCACCATTCCTAGTTTTCTCCAACATCAAAAAGAATTGCAATTTATCGACCTTTCGCACAACAAACTAGTTGGAGCATTCCCAAGTTGGTTGATACAAAACAACTCAAGACTCGAATATTTCTTGGTGATGAATAACTTATTTGTTGGAAACCTTCAGTTGTCCTCCATCAGACAAGATATTGTTCGCCTAGATATCTCAAACAACAATGTTTCTGGTTCACTCCCTGAAGATATTGGTACATTCCTTCCTggaattagaattttaaatctGTCAATGAACCACTTTGAAGGAATTATACCTACTtcaattggtaaaatgcaagcacTTCACTCCTTGGATTTGTCTCACAATCTCTTCTCAGGTGAATTACCAGAACAACTAGCCACAGGTTGCATTAGCCTACTAAAATTGAGGCTTTCCAACAACTTTTTCCATGGGAATATtcctaaattttcaattttttcatccTTGACTAAGTTGTTTGTCAATAATAACAACCTCAATTGCACTCTGAAACAAGTATTGGAAAATTTAAATAGCAGAGGATTGGTGATAATAGACATAACCAACAATTCAATCTCAGGTGAAATTCCTAGTTCAATTGTGAAGCTGTCAAAAGCGTGGATCCTTCTTATGGGAAACAATCATTTGGAAGGTGAGATCCCTTTAGAGCTCTCCAACCTAACAACGCTTTTTATGTTGGATCTTTCACAAAATAGATTATCAGGGTCAATCTCACATGTTAATCCGTCAATCTTGAAGTTCTTGTATTTGCAAAAGAATGCTTTCTCAGGTTCCATACCTCTCAAATTTTTAGAGGGCTCAAACCTAGTAACTCTAGACTTGAGAGATAACAATTTTTCTGGAAATATTCCCAACTGGATTGATAATCTGTCAAATTTGCGGGTTCTTTCACTTGGAGGGAACAATTTCCTTGGTCATATCCCAATTCAGTTATGTCAGTTACAAAAAATCACCATTATGGATCTTTCGCACAACAAGCTCAAGGGTTCAATACCATCTTGCTTGAACAATTTGACATTTGGAATAGAAGAAATTGATTATTCGCTCCCCCcaacatttcaattttcaatcatGTCGAACAAATCCCCAATAGGATCGGTTGTTAATGCTAGTGTGTCATTGTTTATGCCTTCAATTGATGTCCCAGAGGAAGACATAAAAGCTATTGTTGAATTTAGAACAAAGAATAACTTTTACACTTTTAGCAGCAACATCCTTGAGAAAATGACTGGAATGGATTTATCAAGCAATATGCTAACTGGTAGTATCCCATTTCAAATTGGAAACTTGCAACAAATTCGAGCCTTGAACCTGTCCCACAATTACTTTTCAGGTTCTATACCAAACACTTTTTCTAATCTTGCCCAAATTGAGAGCCTTGACTTGTCCTACAACAACTTGAGTGGCGAGATACCTTCTCAATTGACCAATTTGAACTATTTAGGGATCTTCAATGTGTCCTACAATAATCTTTCTGGAATTGCACCTAGTGCAGGGCAATTTGGAGGCTTTGTTGAAGACAACTACAGAGGTAATCCTTATCTTTGTGGAGCACTCCTTAAGCGAAAGTGTGAAGGTTCACCTTCATCACCGCCATCACAATTCAATGACacagaaggaaaggaaacaatAATGGATATGGTAGCATTCTATTGGAGTTTCACAGCATCTTATATAACAATATTGTTGGGCCTCACAATAGTGTTATGCATCAATGCTTATTGGCGTATGACCTGGTTTTATTTCATTGCTAAGACTATACGTACATGTTTTCCAACTCTTCCTTTGTATTGA
- the LOC114416069 gene encoding receptor-like protein 6 has product MKMELVASLLVMSFYWLCLGNHIIVVSGLCLGDQKSLLLQFKNNLTFTNMADRNSSRLKSWNTSDDCCRWMGVTCDKEGHVTALDLSRESISGGFGNSSVLFNLQHLRSLNLASNNFNSVIPSGFNNLDKLTYLNLSYAGFVGQIPIEISQLTRLITLHISSFFQHLKLEDPNLQSLVQNLTSIRQLYLDGVSISAPGYEWCSALLSLRDLQELSLSRCNLLGPLDPSLARLESLSVIALDENDLSSPVPEAFAHFKSLTMLRLSKCKLTGIFPQKVFNIGTLSLIDISSNNNLHGFFPDFPLRGSLQTLRVSKTNFTRSIPPSIGNMRNLSELDLSHCGFSGKIPNSLSNLPKLSYLDMSHNSFTGPMTSFVMVKKLTRLDLSHNDLSGILPSSYFEGLQNLVHIDLSNNSFTGRTPSILFTLPSLQNLWLSDNLFTQLEEFMNVTSSRLVTLYMSNNNLSGRIPSSLFALPLLQEIRLSHNHLSQLDEFINVSSSILDTLDLSSNDLSGPFPTSIFQLSTLSVLRLSSNKFNGLVYLNKLKSLTELDLSYNNLSVNVNFTNVGHSSFPSILYLNMASCNLKTFPGFLRNLSTLMHLDLSNNQIQGIVPNWIWKLPDLYDLNISYNLLTKLEGPFQNLTSNLDYLDLHYNKLEGPIPIFPKDAMFLDLSSNNFSSLIPRDIGNYLSQTYFLSLSNNSLHGSIPESICNASSLQMLDLSINNITGTIPPCLMIMSETLQVLNLKNNNLSGSIPDTVPASCILWSLNLRGNLLDGPIPNSLAYCSMLEVLDVGSNQITGGFPCILKEISTLRILVLRNNKFKGSLRCSESNKTWEMLQIVDIAFNNFSGKLPGKYFATWKRNIRLLEKYEGGLMFIKKLFYESEDSRVYYADSLTLTLKGRQLKLAEIYTILTSIDASSNHFEGPIPKDLMDFEELRVLNLSNNTLSGEIPSLMGNLRNLESLDLSQNSLSGEIPMQLTNLVNLGFLNLSFNHLVGKIPTGAQFSTFENDSYEGNEGLYGLPLSKKADDEEPEPRLYGSPLSNNADDEEAEPRLAYTIDWNLNSVGFGLVFGHGIVFGPLLVWKQWSVWYWQLVHKVLCRIFAQMYLEYVTGGGHTYTTLRWGH; this is encoded by the coding sequence ATGAAAATGGAGCTTGTGGCATCACTTCTGGTGATGTCATTCTATTGGTTGTGCCTTGGTAACCACATTATTGTGGTTTCTGGTCTCTGCCTTGGTGATCAGAAGTCTTTGCTGCTGCAATTTAAGAACAACCTCACATTCACAAACATGGCAGACAGAAATAGCAGCAGGCTGAAGTCTTGGAATACAAGTGATGATTGTTGCAGGTGGATGGGAGTAACCTGTGACAAGGAGGGACATGTTACTGCTCTTGACCTCAGTAGAGAATCAATCTCTGGTGGATTTGGCAATTCAagtgttcttttcaatctcCAACATCTCCGGAGTCTAAATTTGGCTTCAAATAACTTCAATTCTGTCATTCCTTCTGGATTCAACAACTTGGACAAGTTAACTTATCTGAATTTGTCATATGCTGGCTTTGTGGGTCAGATTCCAATAGAGATTTCTCAGCTGACAAGGTTGATTACTCTTCATATCTCTTCTTTTTTCCAACACCTGAAACTAGAGGACCCAAATCTACAAAGCCTTGTCCAAAATCTCACCAGTATCAGGCAACTGTATCTGGATGGTGTAAGTATATCAGCTCCAGGTTATGAATGGTGCAGCGCTTTGTTGTCGCTGCGTGACTTGCAAGAACTGAGCTTGTCAAGGTGCAATCTCTTAGGACCCCTAGATCCTTCCCTGGCAAGACTTGAGAGTCTATCAGTCATTGCTCTTGATGAGAACGATTTATCATCCCCGGTGCCAGAAGCATTTGCCCATTTCAAAAGTCTCACCATGCTAAGGCTTTCTAAGTGCAAGTTGACTGGAATATTTCCACAGAAGGTCTTTAACATCGGAACATTGTCCCTTATTGACATATCTTCAAACAACAATCTCCATGGTTTCTTTCCTGACTTTCCATTGAGGGGATCTCTCCAGACCTTAAGAGTAAGTAAAACAAACTTCACTCGATCAATTCCACCCTCTATTGGTAACATGAGGAATTTATCCGAATTGGATCTTTCTCATTGTGGTTTTAGTGGAAAAATTCCCAATTCACTGTCAAACCTACCAAAACTCAGTTACCTGGATATGTCACATAACAGCTTCACCGGTCCAATGACATCCTTCGTTATGGTAAAAAAACTTACCCGTTTAGATCTTTCTCATAATGATTTAAGTGGTATACTCCCATCATCTTACTTTGAAGGACTGCAAAATCTTGTCCATATTGACTTGAGTAATAATTCTTTCACTGGGAGGACTCCTTCAATCCTTTTTACACTCCCATCACTGCAAAACCTCTGGCTTTCAGACAACTTGTTTACTCAATTGGAGGAATTCATGAATGTTACATCCTCTAGATTAGTGACCCTCTATATGAGTAACAATAATCTATCTGGGAGGATTCCTTCATCCCTTTTTGCACTCCCACTGCTGCAAGAGATTCGGCTTTCCCACAATCATCTTAGTCAGTTAGATGAATTCATAAATGTGTCTTCTTCTATATTAGACACCCTTGATTTGAGTAGCAATGATCTGTCAGGGCCTTTTCCAACATCTATCTTCCAGCTTAGTACACTCTCTGTCCTCCGACTTTCTTCAAACAAGTTCAATGGGTTGGTGTATCTGAATAAGCTTAAAAGTTTAACTGAACTAGACCTTTCATACAACAACTTGTCAGTAAATGTGAATTTTACAAATGTTGGCCATTCTTCCTTTCCCAGCATTCTCTATCTAAACATGGCATCTTGTAACTTGAAAACATTCCCTGGTTTCTTGAGAAACTTGTCCACATTAATGCATCTAGATCTTTCAAATAATCAGATTCAAGGAATAGTGCCCAACTGGATTTGGAAACTACCTGATCTTTATGATCTTAATATTTCCTACAATTTGTTGACTAAGTTGGAAGGCCCTTTTCAGAATCTTACTTCTAACTTGGATTACCTTGACCTTCATTACAATAAACTTGAAGGGCCAATACctatttttcctaaagatgcaaTGTTCTTGGATTTATCAAGCAACAATTTTAGCTCTCTTATACCACGAGATATCGGTAATTACCTTTCTCAGacatattttctctctctttcaaacAATTCTTTGCACGGCAGTATCCCTGAGTCCATCTGCAATGCTTCGTCACTTCAAATGCTTGATCTTTCCATTAATAACATTACTGGAACAATTCCCCCCTGTTTAATGATAATGAGTGAAACTCTTCAAGTATTAAATCTCAAGAACAACAATCTCTCAGGCTCTATTCCAGATACAGTTCCAGCTTCCTGTATTTTGTGGTCTTTAAATCTTCGTGGAAATCTATTAGATGGGCCAATTCCAAACTCTCTTGCTTATTGCTCAATGTTAGAGGTATTGGACGTTggatcaaatcaaatcactgGGGGCTTTCCATGCATTTTAAAGGAAATATCCACCCTTCGAATCCTTGTTTTGCGAAATAACAAATTTAAGGGTTCCCTAAGATGTTCTGAATCTAATAAGACTTGGGAAATGCTTCAAATTGTGGACATCGCTTTCAATAATTTTAGTGGCAAACTGCCGGGAAAATATTTTGCAACCTGgaaaagaaatataagattGCTTGAGAAATACGAAGGTGGATTAATGTTTATAAAGAAGTTGTTTTATGAATCCGAGGATAGCAGGGTATATTATGCAGATAGTCTGACACTTACTTTGAAAGGTCGACAATTGAAGCTTGCTGAAATTTATACAATCTTAACATCCATTGATGCCTCATCCAACCATTTTGAAGGACCTATACCAAAGGACCTAATGGATTTTGAAGAACTCAGAGTTCTCAATTTGTCAAACAACACTTTGTCTGGTGAAATCCCTTCCTTAATGGGTAACTTGAGAAACTTGGAGTCCCTGGACCTTTCACAAAACTCCCTGAGTGGAGAAATTCCTATGCAGCTTACAAATTTGGTAAATCTTGGATTTTTAAACCTCTCCTTCAATCATTTGGTGGGAAAGATCCCAACAGGTGCACAATTTAGCACATTTGAAAATGATTCCTATGAAGGTAATGAGGGGCTATACGGTTTGCCATTGTCTAAAAAAGCAGATGATGAAGAGCCAGAGCCAAGGCTATACGGTTCTCCATTGTCTAACAATGCAGATGATGAAGAGGCAGAGCCAAGGCTAGCTTATACAATTGATTGGAATTTGAATAGTGTCGGATTTGGATTGGTTTTTGGTCATGGAATTGTTTTTGGTCCTCTCTTGGTTTGGAAGCAATGGAGCGTATGGTATTGGCAACTCGTGCACAAAGTTCTTTGTAGAATATTTGCACAAATGTATCTTGAATATGTAACGGGAGGAGGACATACGTACACAACTTTAAGGTGGGGGCATTAG